The Candidatus Bipolaricaulota bacterium DNA window ACACCCGTCGCGGCGGCCTGCCGGGCTGAGGTTCCGTCCTTCCCCGCACAAGCCCCTCGGCCTCCAGGCGGGCCAAGGCGTGATAGAGCCGGCTCGGCGCGATCCGCCACACCGGGCCGAGCCCAGAGGAGAGCTCCCTTTTGATCGCATAGCCGTGCCCGGCTCCCATGAGGATCGCCCCGAGGATCGCCTCCTCCACCGGGAATGCCTCCCTCGCCATTTGACCTCCAGTTTGTAATAGTCCAATATAGAATATCGCAGAGGGCGGGATTTTCAACCGCGGTCGCCGTCGTGGCGTCGCGCGCGTATAATCGCCACGAAGGAGGAAGAACGATGAAACGCACTGTCTTAATCGCAGGGAATTGGAAGATGCACAAGACGCCGGATGAGACTGAGGGGTTCATCCGGGAGTTCACCCGCGCCTATTCCGGGGATCCGCGGGTCGAAGTCCTGCTCATCCCCCCGTTCACGAGCCTCGAGCGAGCGGGCCGGCTCCTCGCCGGGACCGGGATCTCACTCGGGGCGCAGGACGTGTATCACGCGGACGAGGGGGCGTACACCGGGGAGGTCTCCCCGCGGATGCTCATGGCGTGCGGATGCAGTTACGTCATCGTCGGTCACTCCGAGCGTCGTGCCCTGTTTCACGAGGACGACACCGTAGTCAACCGGAAGCTCCGCGCCGCCGTCTCCGCCGGTCTCTCCCCGATCCTGTGCGTAGGGGAGACCCTGGATGAGCACCGGGCCGGAAAGGTGGAGGAGAAGATCACGCGCCAGCTATCCGCTGACCTCGCCGGAGTGGGGCGCGATGAGCTCTCCCACGTCGTGATCGCCTATGAGCCGATCTGGGCGATCGGGACCGGGGAGACGGCCACCCCGGAGGAGGCGCAGGGGACGATCAAGATGATCCGGGATTGGATCGAGGAAAACTAT harbors:
- a CDS encoding triose-phosphate isomerase, which produces MKRTVLIAGNWKMHKTPDETEGFIREFTRAYSGDPRVEVLLIPPFTSLERAGRLLAGTGISLGAQDVYHADEGAYTGEVSPRMLMACGCSYVIVGHSERRALFHEDDTVVNRKLRAAVSAGLSPILCVGETLDEHRAGKVEEKITRQLSADLAGVGRDELSHVVIAYEPIWAIGTGETATPEEAQGTIKMIRDWIEENYDASAAEGIRILYGGSVKPENAASLLSQPDIDGALVGGASLNPDSFAQIARAALDR